From a region of the Streptomyces caniferus genome:
- a CDS encoding integration host factor — protein sequence MALPPLTPEQRAAALEKAAAARRERAEVKNRLKHSGASLHEVIKQGQENDVIGKMKVSALLESLPGVGKVRAKQIMERLGISESRRVRGLGSNQIASLEREFGSTAS from the coding sequence GTGGCTCTTCCGCCCCTTACCCCTGAACAGCGCGCAGCCGCGCTCGAGAAGGCCGCCGCGGCTCGCCGGGAGCGCGCCGAGGTCAAGAATCGACTCAAGCACTCCGGTGCTTCCCTCCATGAGGTCATCAAGCAGGGCCAGGAGAACGACGTCATCGGCAAGATGAAGGTCTCCGCCCTCCTGGAGTCCCTGCCGGGCGTCGGCAAGGTCCGCGCCAAGCAGATCATGGAGCGACTCGGGATCTCCGAGAGCCGCCGTGTCCGGGGTCTTGGCTCCAACCAGATCGCGTCGCTGGAGCGCGAGTTCGGCAGCACAGCTTCCTGA
- the pyrF gene encoding orotidine-5'-phosphate decarboxylase, whose protein sequence is MSQEPFGARPSPDHHPSPRPSGPQDASANPFGARLRRAMDERGPLCVGIDPHASLLADWGLSDDVAGLARFTRTVVEALGETVALFKPQSAFFERFGSRGLAVLETAVEEARERGALVLMDAKRGDIGSTMAAYAETYLRKDSPLFSDALTVSPYLGYGSLRPAVELARESGAGLFVLALTSNPEGAEVQRAVREDGRTLAATMLGHLAAENAGAEPLGSFGAVVGATLGDLSSFDLAINGPLLAPGIGAQGATPADLPKVFGDAVRNVVPSVSRGVLRHGPDTAALRAAADRFTDEVRTALD, encoded by the coding sequence ATGAGCCAGGAGCCCTTCGGCGCCCGCCCGTCGCCCGACCACCACCCCTCACCGAGGCCCTCCGGGCCGCAGGATGCGTCTGCGAACCCCTTCGGGGCCCGCCTGCGCCGCGCCATGGACGAGCGGGGCCCGCTCTGCGTCGGTATCGACCCGCATGCCTCGCTGCTGGCCGACTGGGGCCTGAGCGACGATGTCGCGGGCCTGGCGCGGTTCACCCGGACCGTGGTGGAGGCCCTCGGCGAGACGGTGGCGCTCTTCAAGCCACAATCCGCGTTCTTCGAGCGCTTCGGCTCGCGCGGCCTGGCCGTACTGGAGACCGCCGTCGAGGAGGCCCGCGAGCGCGGCGCCCTGGTCCTGATGGACGCCAAGCGCGGCGACATCGGCTCGACCATGGCCGCTTACGCGGAGACCTACCTGCGCAAGGACTCGCCGCTGTTCTCCGACGCGCTGACCGTCTCCCCGTACCTCGGCTACGGCTCGCTGCGGCCAGCCGTCGAGCTGGCCCGCGAGAGCGGCGCCGGGCTCTTCGTCCTCGCCCTCACCTCCAACCCGGAGGGCGCCGAGGTCCAGCGGGCGGTGCGCGAGGACGGCCGTACGCTCGCCGCGACCATGCTCGGCCACCTCGCCGCCGAGAACGCCGGTGCCGAGCCGCTGGGCTCCTTCGGCGCGGTCGTCGGCGCCACGCTCGGCGATCTCTCCTCGTTCGACCTGGCGATCAACGGCCCGCTGCTCGCCCCCGGCATCGGCGCCCAGGGCGCCACCCCCGCCGACCTCCCGAAGGTCTTCGGGGACGCCGTGCGCAACGTCGTGCCGAGCGTCAGCCGGGGGGTGCTGCGGCACGGTCCGGACACCGCGGCACTGCGCGCCGCGGCGGACCGATTCACCGACGAAGTGCGGACCGCGCTCGATTAA
- a CDS encoding quinone-dependent dihydroorotate dehydrogenase encodes MYRLFFHLIFKRMDPEQAHHLAFRWIQLAVRIPVLRTFLAAALAPRYRELRTEALGRRMHGPFGLAAGFDKNAVAIDGMTVLGFDHVEIGTVTGQAQPGNPKKRLFRLVPDRALINRMGFNNDGSASVAARLAARRPVFPATVGVNIGKTKVVPEAEASADYVTSTERLARHADYLVVNVSSPNTPGLRNLQAVDHLRPLLTAVREAADRTVTDRRVPLLVKIAPDLADADVDAVADLAVELGLDGIIATNTTIARESLGLASDPKLTAETGGLSGAPVKERSLEVLRRLYARVGDKVTLIGVGGIENAEDAWQRILAGATLVQGYSAFIYQGPFWCRAIHKGLAARLRNSPYATLADAVGAEHKKVTA; translated from the coding sequence ATGTACCGCCTCTTCTTCCACCTGATCTTCAAGCGCATGGACCCCGAGCAGGCCCACCACCTGGCCTTCCGCTGGATCCAGCTGGCCGTGCGCATCCCCGTGCTGCGCACCTTCCTGGCGGCCGCCCTCGCCCCCCGCTACCGGGAGCTGCGCACCGAGGCCCTGGGACGCCGGATGCACGGCCCCTTCGGCCTGGCCGCCGGCTTCGACAAGAACGCCGTCGCGATCGACGGGATGACCGTGCTCGGCTTCGACCATGTCGAGATCGGCACGGTCACCGGCCAGGCCCAGCCCGGCAACCCCAAGAAGCGCCTGTTCCGGCTCGTGCCGGACCGTGCGCTGATCAACCGGATGGGCTTCAACAACGACGGCTCCGCGTCCGTGGCGGCCCGTCTGGCCGCCCGCCGCCCGGTCTTCCCGGCCACCGTCGGCGTCAACATCGGCAAGACCAAGGTCGTCCCGGAGGCCGAGGCGAGCGCCGACTACGTCACCTCCACCGAGCGCCTCGCCCGGCACGCCGACTACCTGGTCGTCAACGTCTCCTCCCCGAACACCCCGGGGCTGCGCAACCTCCAGGCCGTCGACCACCTGCGCCCGCTGCTGACGGCCGTACGCGAGGCCGCCGACCGTACGGTCACCGACCGCCGGGTCCCGCTGCTGGTCAAGATCGCTCCGGACCTCGCCGACGCCGACGTGGACGCCGTCGCCGACCTGGCCGTCGAGCTGGGCCTGGACGGGATCATCGCCACCAACACCACCATCGCCCGCGAGAGCCTCGGCCTGGCCTCCGACCCGAAGCTGACCGCCGAGACCGGCGGCCTGTCCGGCGCGCCCGTCAAGGAGCGCTCCCTGGAGGTGCTGCGCCGCCTCTACGCCCGCGTCGGCGACAAGGTCACCCTCATCGGGGTGGGGGGCATCGAGAACGCCGAGGACGCCTGGCAGCGCATCCTCGCCGGCGCCACCCTCGTCCAGGGCTACAGCGCCTTCATCTACCAGGGCCCGTTCTGGTGCCGCGCGATCCACAAGGGCCTCGCCGCCCGCCTGCGCAACAGCCCCTACGCCACCCTCGCCGACGCCGTCGGCGCCGAGCACAAGAAGGTGACCGCATGA
- the carB gene encoding carbamoyl-phosphate synthase large subunit — protein MPKRTDIQSVLVIGSGPIVIGQAAEFDYSGTQACRVLKSEGLRVILVNSNPATIMTDPEIADATYVEPITPDFVEKIIAKERPDALLPTLGGQTALNTAISLHASGTLDKYNVELIGANVEAINKGEDRDLFKEVVEAVNRKIGHGESARSYICHSMDDVLKGVDELGGYPVVVRPSFTMGGAGSGFAHNEEELRRIAGQGLTLSPTTEVLLEESILGWKEYELELMRDKNDNVVVVCSIENFDPMGVHTGDSITVAPAMTLTDREYQTLRDIGIAVIREVGVDTGGCNIQFAVNPEDGRVIVIEMNPRVSRSSALASKATGFPIAKIAARLAVGYTLDEIPNDITEKTPASFEPTLDYVVVKVPRFAFEKFPAADATLTTTMKSVGEAMAIGRNFPEALNKALRSLEKKGSQFDFVSEPGDKAALLVKSQVPTDGRINTVMAAIRAGATPQEVFDATKIDPWFVDQLFLVKEIADEIAAAEKLHPEILADAKRYGFSDAQIAAIRGLREDVVREVRHALGVRPVYKTVDTCAAEFAAKTPYFYSSYDEESEVAPREKPAVIILGSGPNRIGQGIEFDYSCVHASFALSDAGYETVMVNCNPETVSTDYDTSDRLYFEPLTLEDVLEIVHAETQAGPVAGVIVQLGGQTPLGLAQALKDNGVPIVGTSPEAIDLAEERGAFGRVLTEAGLPAPKYGTAFSFDEAKRIATEIGYPVMVRPSYVLGGRGMEIVYDEPSLGEYLTRHAGLIDRHPVLIDRFLDDAIEIDVDALYDGHELYLGGVMEHIEEAGIHSGDSACALPPITLGGYDIKRLRASTEAIAKGVGVRGLINIQFAMAGDILYVLEANPRASRTVPFTSKATAVPLAKAAARISLGATIAELRAEGMLPKTGDGGTLPLDAPISVKEAVMPWSRFRDIQGRGVDTILGPEMRSTGEVMGIDSVFGTAYAKSQTGAYGALPTKGRAFVSVANRDKRSMIFPARELVAHGFELLATSGTAEVLRRNGINATVVRKQSEGEGPNGEKTIVQLIHDGQVDLIVNTPYGTGGRLDGYDIRTAAVARAVPCLTTVQALAAAVQGIEAMSRGDVGVRSLQEHAEHLTAAREE, from the coding sequence GTGCCTAAGCGCACCGATATCCAGTCCGTCCTGGTCATCGGCTCCGGCCCGATCGTCATCGGCCAGGCCGCCGAGTTCGACTACTCCGGCACCCAGGCCTGCCGGGTCCTCAAGTCCGAGGGCCTGCGCGTCATCCTGGTGAACTCCAACCCGGCGACGATCATGACCGACCCGGAGATCGCCGACGCGACCTATGTCGAGCCGATCACCCCGGACTTCGTCGAGAAGATCATCGCCAAGGAGCGCCCCGACGCGCTCCTGCCGACCCTGGGCGGCCAGACCGCGCTGAACACCGCGATCTCGCTGCACGCGTCCGGCACCCTCGACAAGTACAACGTCGAGCTGATCGGCGCCAACGTCGAGGCGATCAACAAGGGCGAGGACCGCGACCTCTTCAAGGAGGTCGTCGAGGCCGTCAACCGCAAGATCGGCCACGGCGAGTCCGCCCGCTCGTACATCTGCCACTCCATGGACGACGTCCTGAAGGGCGTCGACGAGCTCGGCGGCTACCCCGTCGTCGTCCGTCCCTCCTTCACCATGGGCGGCGCCGGCTCCGGCTTCGCGCACAACGAGGAGGAGCTGCGCCGGATCGCCGGCCAGGGCCTGACGCTCTCCCCGACCACCGAGGTGCTCCTGGAGGAGTCCATCCTCGGCTGGAAGGAGTACGAGCTGGAGCTGATGCGCGACAAGAACGACAACGTCGTGGTCGTCTGCTCCATCGAGAACTTCGACCCGATGGGCGTGCACACCGGTGACTCGATCACCGTCGCCCCGGCGATGACGCTCACCGACCGTGAGTACCAGACCCTGCGGGACATCGGCATCGCCGTGATCCGCGAGGTCGGGGTCGACACCGGCGGCTGCAACATCCAGTTCGCGGTCAACCCCGAGGACGGCCGGGTCATCGTCATCGAGATGAACCCCCGCGTCTCGCGCTCGTCGGCGCTGGCCTCCAAGGCCACGGGCTTCCCGATCGCGAAGATCGCCGCCCGGCTCGCCGTCGGCTACACCCTCGACGAGATCCCCAACGACATCACCGAGAAGACGCCGGCGTCCTTCGAGCCGACCCTCGACTACGTCGTCGTCAAGGTGCCGCGGTTCGCCTTCGAGAAGTTCCCGGCCGCCGACGCCACGCTCACCACGACCATGAAGTCGGTCGGCGAGGCCATGGCGATCGGCCGCAACTTCCCCGAGGCGCTCAACAAGGCCCTGCGCTCGCTGGAGAAGAAGGGCAGCCAGTTCGACTTCGTCTCCGAGCCGGGCGACAAGGCCGCGCTGCTGGTGAAGTCCCAGGTCCCGACCGACGGCCGGATCAACACGGTCATGGCGGCGATCCGGGCCGGCGCCACGCCCCAGGAGGTCTTCGACGCCACGAAGATCGACCCCTGGTTCGTCGACCAGCTCTTCCTCGTCAAGGAGATCGCGGACGAGATCGCGGCCGCCGAGAAGCTCCACCCGGAGATCCTTGCGGACGCAAAGCGCTACGGCTTCTCCGACGCCCAGATCGCGGCGATCCGCGGACTGCGCGAGGACGTCGTCCGCGAGGTCCGGCACGCCCTCGGGGTCCGCCCGGTCTACAAGACGGTCGACACCTGCGCCGCCGAGTTCGCCGCGAAGACCCCGTACTTCTACTCGTCCTACGACGAGGAGAGCGAGGTCGCGCCCCGCGAGAAGCCGGCCGTGATCATCCTCGGCTCCGGCCCCAACCGCATCGGCCAGGGCATCGAGTTCGACTACTCCTGCGTCCACGCCTCGTTCGCGCTCAGCGACGCCGGCTACGAGACCGTGATGGTCAACTGCAACCCGGAGACCGTCTCCACGGACTACGACACCTCCGACCGCCTGTACTTCGAGCCGCTGACGCTCGAAGACGTGCTGGAGATCGTGCACGCCGAGACCCAGGCCGGACCGGTCGCGGGTGTCATCGTCCAGCTCGGCGGCCAGACCCCGCTGGGCCTGGCGCAGGCGCTCAAGGACAACGGTGTGCCGATCGTCGGCACCTCGCCCGAGGCGATCGACCTCGCCGAGGAGCGCGGCGCCTTCGGCCGGGTGCTCACCGAAGCCGGGCTGCCGGCCCCCAAGTACGGCACCGCCTTCTCCTTCGACGAGGCGAAGCGGATCGCCACCGAGATCGGCTACCCGGTCATGGTCCGCCCGTCCTACGTGCTCGGCGGCCGCGGTATGGAGATCGTCTACGACGAGCCGTCGCTGGGCGAGTACCTCACCCGCCACGCCGGCCTGATCGACCGCCACCCGGTCCTCATCGACCGGTTCCTCGACGACGCCATCGAGATCGACGTCGACGCGCTCTACGACGGCCACGAGCTCTACCTCGGCGGCGTCATGGAGCACATCGAGGAGGCCGGCATCCACTCCGGCGACTCCGCCTGCGCGCTGCCCCCGATCACGCTGGGCGGCTACGACATCAAGCGGCTGCGCGCCTCGACGGAGGCCATCGCCAAGGGCGTCGGTGTCCGCGGCCTGATCAACATCCAGTTCGCGATGGCCGGCGACATCCTCTACGTGCTGGAGGCCAACCCCCGCGCGTCCCGTACGGTGCCCTTCACCTCGAAGGCCACCGCGGTGCCGCTGGCCAAGGCCGCCGCCCGGATCTCGCTGGGCGCCACCATCGCCGAGCTGCGCGCCGAGGGCATGCTGCCCAAGACGGGCGACGGCGGCACCCTGCCGCTGGACGCGCCGATCTCGGTCAAGGAAGCCGTGATGCCCTGGTCGCGGTTCCGCGACATCCAGGGCCGCGGTGTGGACACCATCCTCGGCCCGGAGATGCGCTCCACCGGCGAGGTCATGGGCATCGACTCGGTCTTCGGCACCGCCTACGCCAAGTCGCAGACCGGCGCCTACGGGGCGCTGCCCACCAAGGGCCGCGCGTTCGTCTCGGTCGCCAACCGCGACAAGCGCTCGATGATCTTCCCGGCCCGCGAGCTGGTCGCGCACGGCTTCGAGCTGCTGGCCACCTCCGGCACCGCCGAGGTGCTGCGCCGCAACGGCATCAACGCCACCGTGGTGCGCAAGCAGTCCGAGGGCGAGGGGCCCAACGGTGAGAAGACCATCGTCCAGCTCATCCACGACGGCCAGGTCGACCTGATCGTCAACACCCCCTACGGCACCGGCGGCCGGCTGGACGGCTACGACATCCGCACCGCCGCGGTCGCCCGCGCCGTGCCCTGCCTGACCACGGTCCAGGCGCTCGCCGCCGCCGTCCAGGGCATCGAGGCGATGTCCCGCGGTGACGTGGGCGTACGTTCCCTCCAGGAACACGCCGAACATCTCACCGCGGCCCGCGAGGAGTAG
- the carA gene encoding glutamine-hydrolyzing carbamoyl-phosphate synthase small subunit — protein MTTSTRGTAHGTRGLPAVLVLEDGRSFRGRAYGAVGETFGEAVFSTGMTGYQETLTDPSYHRQVVVMTAPHIGNTGVNDEDPESQRIWVSGYVVRDPARTPSNWRSVRSLDDELVAQGVVGISGIDTRALTRHLRERGAMRVGIFSGDALPDEGTMLAKVRQAPEMQGADLSTQVATKESYVVPAIGTKKFTVAAIDLGIKGMTPHRMAERGIEVHVLPATATVEDVYAVNPDGVFFSNGPGDPATADHPVSVMQGVLERKTPLFGICFGNQILGRALGFGTFKLKYGHRGINQPVQDRTTGKVEVTAHNHGFAVDAPLDKVSDTPFGRAEVSHVCLNDNVVEGLHLLDQPAFSVQYHPEAAAGPHDAAYLFDRFVSLMEGQRA, from the coding sequence ATGACGACCTCCACCAGGGGCACCGCCCACGGCACAAGGGGGCTCCCCGCCGTACTCGTCCTGGAGGACGGCCGCTCCTTCCGCGGCCGCGCCTACGGGGCCGTGGGGGAGACCTTCGGCGAGGCGGTGTTCTCCACCGGCATGACCGGCTACCAGGAGACGCTGACCGACCCCTCCTACCACCGCCAGGTCGTCGTCATGACCGCCCCGCACATCGGCAACACCGGTGTGAACGACGAGGACCCCGAGTCGCAGCGGATCTGGGTCTCCGGCTATGTCGTCCGCGACCCCGCCCGTACCCCGTCCAACTGGCGCTCGGTGCGCTCGCTGGACGACGAGCTGGTCGCCCAGGGCGTCGTCGGCATCAGCGGCATCGACACCCGCGCCCTGACCCGTCATCTGCGCGAGCGCGGTGCCATGCGGGTCGGCATCTTCTCCGGCGACGCGCTGCCCGACGAGGGCACGATGCTGGCCAAGGTCCGCCAGGCCCCGGAGATGCAGGGCGCGGACCTGTCCACGCAGGTCGCCACCAAGGAGTCCTACGTCGTCCCGGCGATCGGCACGAAGAAGTTCACCGTCGCCGCGATCGACCTGGGCATCAAGGGCATGACCCCGCACCGGATGGCCGAGCGCGGCATCGAGGTGCACGTCCTGCCGGCCACCGCCACCGTCGAGGACGTCTACGCGGTGAACCCGGACGGCGTGTTCTTCTCCAACGGCCCCGGCGACCCGGCCACCGCCGACCACCCGGTCTCCGTCATGCAGGGCGTCCTGGAGCGCAAGACGCCGCTGTTCGGCATCTGCTTCGGCAACCAGATCCTGGGCCGCGCCCTGGGCTTCGGCACCTTCAAGCTCAAGTACGGGCACCGCGGGATCAACCAGCCGGTGCAGGACCGTACGACCGGCAAGGTCGAGGTCACCGCGCACAACCACGGATTCGCCGTCGACGCCCCGCTCGACAAGGTCTCCGACACCCCCTTCGGCCGCGCCGAGGTCTCCCACGTCTGCCTCAATGACAACGTGGTGGAGGGCCTGCACCTCCTCGACCAGCCGGCCTTCAGCGTCCAGTACCACCCCGAAGCCGCCGCGGGTCCGCACGACGCCGCGTACCTCTTCGACCGCTTCGTTTCCCTGATGGAGGGCCAGCGTGCCTAA
- a CDS encoding PH-like domain-containing protein: MTPPLSNLAAAQHSAPVTDWAARIGWVVGLLVFVVFVYWLMRQGWKWRGTLQGDLPELSATPDDPGEPQLSLSGRYHGSTTAGQWLDRIVARGLGTRSRAELTLTGQGLDVVRPGAADFFVPAAALRGARLDKGIAGKVLTEGGLLIVTWEHGGRQIDSGFRSDRADEHPAWVEAVNRLSTTEHTTSTTEHTETEGAR, from the coding sequence GTGACACCTCCACTGAGCAATCTGGCCGCGGCGCAGCACTCCGCCCCGGTCACCGACTGGGCCGCACGGATCGGCTGGGTCGTCGGCCTGCTGGTCTTCGTCGTCTTCGTCTACTGGCTGATGCGCCAGGGCTGGAAGTGGCGCGGCACGCTCCAGGGCGATCTGCCCGAGCTGTCGGCCACCCCGGACGACCCCGGCGAGCCCCAGCTGTCCCTCAGCGGCCGCTACCACGGCTCCACCACCGCCGGGCAGTGGCTCGACCGGATCGTGGCGCGCGGGCTGGGGACCCGGAGCCGCGCCGAGCTGACCCTCACCGGCCAGGGCCTGGACGTCGTCCGGCCGGGCGCGGCGGACTTCTTCGTGCCGGCCGCCGCGCTGCGCGGCGCGCGCCTCGACAAGGGCATCGCCGGCAAGGTCCTGACCGAGGGCGGCCTGCTGATCGTCACCTGGGAGCACGGCGGCCGGCAGATCGACTCCGGCTTCCGCTCCGACCGGGCGGACGAGCACCCGGCCTGGGTCGAGGCCGTCAACCGGCTGAGCACCACCGAGCACACCACCAGCACCACCGAGCACACCGAAACGGAAGGCGCACGATGA
- a CDS encoding dihydroorotase, translated as MSKILIRGAKVLGGEPQDVLIDGETIAEVGTGLSAEGAQVVEAGGKILLPGLVDLHTHLREPGREDSETVLTGTKAAAVGGFTAVHAMANTFPVADTAGVVEQVWRLGKESGYCDVQPIGAVTVGLEGKKLAELGAMHESAAGVRVFSDDGKCVDDAVIMRRALEYVKAFDGVVAQHAQEPRLTEGAQMNEGIVSAELGLGGWPAVAEESIIARDVLLAAHVGSRVHICHLSTAGSVEIVRWAKSKGWNVTAEVTPHHLLLTDELVRSYNPVYKVNPPLRTEADVLALREALADGTIDCVATDHAPHPHEDKDCEWGAAAMGMVGLETALSVVQHTMVDSGLLDWAGVADRMSFRPAHIGRLEGHGRPVSVGEPANLTLLDSAYRGEVDPAGFASRSRNTPYEGRELPGRVTHTFLRGRATVVDGKLA; from the coding sequence ATGAGCAAGATCCTTATTCGCGGCGCGAAGGTCCTCGGTGGCGAGCCGCAGGACGTGCTGATCGACGGTGAGACGATCGCGGAGGTCGGCACCGGGCTGAGCGCCGAGGGCGCCCAGGTCGTCGAGGCCGGCGGCAAGATCCTGCTGCCGGGCCTGGTCGATCTGCACACCCACCTGCGCGAGCCGGGCCGCGAGGACTCCGAGACCGTGCTCACCGGCACCAAGGCGGCCGCCGTCGGCGGCTTCACCGCCGTGCACGCCATGGCCAACACCTTCCCCGTCGCGGACACCGCGGGCGTCGTCGAGCAGGTCTGGCGGCTGGGCAAGGAGTCCGGCTACTGCGACGTCCAGCCCATCGGTGCGGTCACCGTCGGCCTGGAGGGCAAGAAGCTCGCCGAGCTCGGCGCGATGCACGAGTCCGCGGCCGGGGTGCGGGTCTTCTCCGACGACGGCAAGTGCGTGGACGACGCCGTGATCATGCGGCGCGCCCTGGAGTACGTGAAGGCCTTCGACGGCGTCGTCGCCCAGCACGCCCAGGAGCCCCGCCTCACCGAGGGTGCCCAGATGAACGAGGGCATCGTCTCCGCCGAGCTGGGCCTGGGCGGCTGGCCCGCGGTCGCCGAGGAGTCGATCATCGCCCGCGATGTGCTGCTCGCCGCCCACGTCGGCTCCCGGGTGCACATCTGCCACCTGTCCACGGCGGGCTCGGTCGAGATCGTCCGCTGGGCCAAGTCCAAGGGCTGGAACGTCACCGCCGAGGTCACCCCGCACCACCTGCTGCTCACCGACGAGCTGGTCCGCTCCTACAACCCCGTCTACAAGGTGAACCCGCCGCTGCGCACCGAGGCCGACGTCCTGGCGCTGCGCGAGGCGCTCGCCGACGGCACGATCGACTGTGTCGCCACCGACCACGCCCCGCACCCGCACGAGGACAAGGACTGCGAGTGGGGCGCGGCGGCCATGGGCATGGTCGGCCTGGAGACCGCGCTCTCCGTCGTCCAGCACACGATGGTCGACAGCGGGCTGCTGGACTGGGCCGGTGTCGCCGACCGGATGTCCTTCCGCCCGGCGCACATCGGCCGCCTGGAAGGTCACGGCCGTCCCGTCTCGGTCGGTGAGCCCGCCAACCTCACGCTGCTCGATTCCGCTTACCGTGGAGAGGTGGACCCCGCGGGCTTCGCCTCCCGCAGCCGCAACACCCCCTACGAGGGCCGTGAGCTGCCGGGACGTGTGACCCACACCTTCCTGCGGGGCCGGGCAACGGTCGTCGACGGGAAGCTGGCGTGA
- a CDS encoding aspartate carbamoyltransferase catalytic subunit produces the protein MKRHLISAADLTRDDAVLILDTAEEMARVADRPIKKLPTLRGRTVVNLFFEDSTRTRISFEAAAKRLSADVINFSAKGSSVSKGESLKDTALTLEAMGADAVVIRHHDSGAPHRLATSGWIGGSVVNAGDGTHEHPTQALLDAFTMRRRLVGADAGLGQDLDGRRITIVGDILHSRVARSNVHLLHTLGAEVTLVAPPTLVPIGVEQWPCEVSYDLDAVVAKSDAVMMLRVQRERMNAAFFPTEREYARRYGLDGDRMSRMPEHAIVMHPGPMNRGMEITAEVADSPRCTAVEQVTNGVSIRMAVLYLLLGGNEPALTAGNGTSTRTEESK, from the coding sequence ATGAAGCGTCACCTCATCTCGGCCGCCGACCTCACGCGCGACGACGCCGTCCTGATCCTCGACACCGCCGAGGAGATGGCCCGGGTCGCCGACCGGCCGATCAAGAAGCTCCCCACCCTGCGCGGGCGCACCGTCGTCAACCTCTTCTTCGAGGACTCGACCCGCACCCGTATCTCGTTCGAAGCCGCCGCGAAGCGCCTCTCCGCCGACGTCATCAACTTCTCCGCGAAGGGCTCGTCGGTCTCCAAGGGCGAGTCGCTCAAGGACACCGCCCTGACCCTGGAGGCGATGGGCGCGGACGCCGTCGTCATCCGGCACCACGACTCCGGTGCCCCGCACCGCCTGGCGACCTCCGGCTGGATCGGCGGCTCCGTGGTCAACGCCGGTGACGGCACCCACGAACACCCCACCCAGGCGCTGCTCGACGCCTTCACGATGCGCCGCCGGCTGGTCGGCGCCGACGCGGGCCTGGGCCAGGACCTCGACGGCCGCCGGATCACCATCGTCGGCGACATCCTGCACAGCCGGGTCGCCCGCTCCAACGTCCATCTGCTGCACACCCTCGGCGCCGAGGTCACCCTGGTCGCGCCGCCGACGCTGGTGCCGATCGGCGTGGAGCAGTGGCCCTGCGAGGTCTCCTACGACCTGGACGCCGTGGTCGCCAAGTCCGACGCGGTGATGATGCTGCGCGTCCAGCGCGAGCGGATGAACGCGGCGTTCTTCCCCACCGAGCGGGAGTACGCGCGGCGCTACGGACTGGACGGCGACCGGATGTCCCGGATGCCGGAGCACGCGATCGTGATGCACCCCGGGCCGATGAACCGCGGCATGGAGATCACCGCCGAGGTCGCCGACTCGCCCCGCTGCACGGCCGTCGAGCAGGTCACCAACGGCGTCAGCATCCGGATGGCCGTCCTCTATCTGCTTCTGGGCGGCAACGAACCCGCCCTGACCGCCGGCAACGGCACCAGCACCCGCACCGAGGAGAGCAAGTAA
- the pyrR gene encoding bifunctional pyr operon transcriptional regulator/uracil phosphoribosyltransferase PyrR, whose amino-acid sequence MDASSSDTTAQLPARPVLEGPDIARMLTRIAHEIVERAKGADDVVLLGIPTRGVFLARRLAAKLEEITGRAVPVGSLDITMYRDDLRLGPARTLARTDIPADGIEGRVVLLVDDVLFSGRTIRAALDALGDIGRPRAVQLAVLVDRGHRELPIRADYVGKNLPTSLRETVKVQLTEEDGRDAVLLGVKHTAPAGER is encoded by the coding sequence ATGGACGCAAGCAGTTCCGACACGACGGCTCAGCTCCCCGCCCGCCCGGTGCTCGAAGGCCCGGACATCGCGCGGATGCTCACCCGCATCGCCCACGAGATCGTCGAGCGCGCCAAGGGCGCGGACGATGTGGTGCTCCTGGGAATCCCCACCCGCGGCGTCTTCCTCGCCCGACGGCTCGCCGCCAAGCTCGAAGAGATCACCGGCCGCGCGGTCCCGGTCGGCTCGCTCGACATCACGATGTACCGCGACGACCTGCGCCTGGGCCCGGCCCGCACGCTCGCCCGCACGGACATCCCCGCCGACGGCATCGAGGGCCGCGTGGTCCTCCTCGTCGACGACGTCCTCTTCTCCGGACGCACCATCCGCGCCGCGCTGGACGCGCTGGGCGACATCGGGCGGCCGCGCGCCGTGCAGCTGGCGGTCCTGGTCGACCGCGGCCACCGCGAACTGCCGATCCGCGCCGACTACGTAGGCAAGAACCTCCCCACGTCGTTGCGGGAGACGGTCAAGGTCCAGCTCACCGAGGAGGACGGCCGGGACGCCGTGCTGCTCGGCGTGAAGCACACCGCCCCGGCCGGCGAGCGATAG